The following proteins come from a genomic window of Methylorubrum populi:
- a CDS encoding aldo/keto reductase, which yields MDLTQYRTLGRSGLAVSPLALGTMTFGAGRWGCDAAAAGAILDRYVEAGGNFIDTADVYSGGMSETMLSDLIAERGLRHRLVIATKSGFSREQGTPLAGGNSARNIRAGLEGSLRRLKTGWIDLYWTHVWDRTTPPEEVLRALTDAVTRGDILYYGFSNAPAWYAAQIATLARAHGLPEPVGLQYAYSLVDRGVELDVLPAGRALGMGLVPWSPLAAGLLTGKYGRDKLTEAGPAGSLPDRAGDTAAGGSDGRLNGDNPFGGMLFTEANFAVVDVLRAVAEETGRPMAQVALAWVARRPGVSSVLVGASRPEQLVQNIAALDVTLSPEQQGRLDAVGRPPSLNPYFIFDLPMPTIFGGQAVEAWRGSPGS from the coding sequence ATGGACCTGACGCAGTATCGGACGCTGGGACGCTCGGGCTTGGCGGTGAGTCCGCTTGCCCTCGGCACCATGACCTTCGGCGCGGGCCGCTGGGGCTGCGACGCTGCGGCCGCGGGCGCGATCCTCGACCGCTACGTCGAGGCGGGCGGCAACTTCATCGACACGGCGGACGTCTATTCGGGTGGCATGAGCGAGACGATGCTCAGCGACCTGATCGCGGAGCGCGGGCTGCGCCACCGCCTCGTCATCGCGACGAAGTCCGGCTTCTCGCGCGAGCAGGGCACGCCACTCGCCGGCGGCAACAGCGCCCGCAACATCCGCGCAGGCCTGGAAGGCTCGCTGCGCCGCCTCAAGACCGGCTGGATCGACCTCTACTGGACGCATGTCTGGGACCGGACCACGCCACCCGAGGAGGTGCTGCGCGCCCTGACCGATGCCGTCACGCGCGGGGACATCCTTTACTACGGCTTCTCGAACGCGCCGGCGTGGTACGCGGCGCAGATCGCCACCCTGGCGCGCGCCCACGGCCTGCCGGAGCCGGTCGGCCTACAATACGCTTACTCGCTGGTCGACCGCGGGGTGGAACTCGACGTTCTGCCCGCCGGCCGGGCGCTCGGCATGGGATTGGTTCCGTGGAGCCCCCTGGCGGCGGGCCTGCTGACGGGCAAGTACGGGCGCGACAAGCTCACTGAGGCCGGCCCGGCGGGGTCGCTCCCGGACCGCGCGGGCGACACGGCTGCCGGCGGCAGCGACGGGCGGCTGAACGGCGACAACCCGTTCGGCGGCATGCTGTTCACGGAGGCCAACTTCGCGGTGGTGGACGTGCTGCGGGCCGTGGCGGAAGAGACCGGCCGCCCGATGGCACAGGTGGCGCTCGCCTGGGTCGCGCGTCGGCCGGGGGTCTCTTCGGTGCTCGTGGGCGCGAGCCGCCCGGAGCAGCTCGTTCAGAACATCGCCGCGCTCGACGTCACGCTGTCCCCCGAGCAGCAGGGCCGCCTAGACGCGGTGGGGCGACCACCAAGCCTCAACCCCTACTTCATCTTCGACCTGCCGATGCCGACCATCTTCGGGGGGCAGGCGGTCGAGGCTTGGAGGGGCTCTCCGGGGTCCTGA
- a CDS encoding nuclear transport factor 2 family protein: MPDTETPPAAEPDYDRLLRANLERVFNERDAGKRAAALADLFVDEPVMYEPTNVIRGRDAISAVAGKLLEQFGPAFRFSPVGMAVGHHGLGSLRWQAGPEGGPVAVTGTDVAEVVGSRIARLWVLLNPPSEEVTNPAGTGTAATP; the protein is encoded by the coding sequence ATGCCTGACACCGAGACCCCGCCTGCGGCGGAGCCGGACTACGACCGGCTTCTGCGCGCCAACCTGGAGCGCGTATTCAATGAGCGAGACGCCGGCAAACGCGCCGCGGCCTTGGCGGACCTCTTCGTGGACGAACCGGTCATGTACGAGCCGACCAATGTCATACGCGGACGCGATGCCATCTCGGCGGTCGCCGGCAAGCTCTTGGAGCAGTTCGGGCCGGCCTTCCGGTTCAGCCCAGTCGGCATGGCCGTCGGACACCACGGCCTGGGTTCGCTGCGGTGGCAGGCCGGGCCGGAGGGCGGCCCGGTCGCGGTTACCGGAACAGACGTCGCCGAAGTCGTCGGCAGCAGAATCGCGCGCCTCTGGGTACTGCTAAACCCGCCGAGTGAGGAAGTCACAAATCCAGCAGGTACGGGCACAGCAGCGACCCCGTAG
- a CDS encoding LysR family transcriptional regulator — MRRGTLDDLAAFAAVARHRSFTRAAAEMGLSASALSHTMRALEERHGVRLLARTTRSVAPTPAGERLLRSVAPALDEVARGLDALADWRGEPSGSLRLTTFPYAARTILEPRLPRFLIDHPAVSVEVIVDDRLTDIVAAGFDAGIRFGETVERDMVAVRVGPDLRTVVVGTPDYFARHPRPDTPADLEAHRCVNYRLVGGGSLLPWEFARDGREVRVRAGGQLIANDGNLAAAAVRAGAGLGYMLEDEVADDIAAGRLVQVLASWCPPFPGCHLYYPDRQVSPAMRSLIEALRWRGGATR; from the coding sequence ATGCGACGCGGCACCCTCGACGATCTGGCGGCCTTCGCGGCGGTGGCCCGCCATCGCAGCTTCACCCGGGCCGCGGCCGAGATGGGGCTGTCGGCCTCCGCCCTCAGCCACACGATGCGGGCGCTGGAGGAGCGGCACGGCGTGCGGCTCCTCGCGCGCACCACGCGCAGCGTCGCCCCGACCCCCGCCGGCGAGCGGCTGCTCCGCTCCGTCGCCCCCGCCCTCGACGAGGTCGCCCGGGGCCTCGACGCGCTGGCCGACTGGCGGGGCGAGCCGTCGGGCAGCCTGCGCCTAACGACGTTCCCCTACGCCGCCAGGACCATCCTCGAACCGAGGCTGCCCCGCTTTCTCATCGACCATCCGGCCGTCTCGGTGGAGGTGATCGTCGACGACCGGCTGACCGACATCGTGGCGGCGGGGTTCGACGCCGGCATCCGGTTCGGCGAGACGGTCGAGCGGGACATGGTCGCGGTGCGCGTCGGGCCCGACCTGCGCACGGTGGTGGTCGGGACCCCGGACTACTTCGCGCGCCACCCGCGACCGGACACGCCGGCCGACCTGGAGGCGCATCGCTGTGTGAACTACCGCTTGGTCGGCGGAGGGAGCCTGCTGCCCTGGGAGTTCGCCCGCGATGGCCGGGAGGTTCGGGTCCGCGCGGGCGGGCAGTTGATCGCGAACGACGGGAACCTGGCGGCGGCCGCCGTCAGGGCCGGGGCCGGGCTCGGCTACATGCTGGAGGACGAGGTCGCCGACGACATCGCGGCCGGCCGGCTGGTTCAGGTGCTCGCCTCATGGTGCCCGCCGTTCCCTGGCTGCCACCTCTACTACCCGGACCGGCAAGTCAGCCCGGCGATGCGAAGCCTGATCGAGGCACTTCGCTGGCGAGGCGGGGCGACCCGGTAA
- a CDS encoding response regulator — MSKTAQPLNGRRILVVEDEYIIAIQMKRWLQDAGAEVIGPVPSVERALDLIEDGGIDAAVLDLNLGGRRTALPIADRLGMLGVPHLFATGDVRMPHAAGYDDRPRLEKPFVETELVRAILKLSASPQPVP; from the coding sequence ATGTCGAAAACCGCGCAGCCACTCAACGGACGACGCATCCTCGTTGTCGAGGACGAGTACATCATCGCCATCCAGATGAAGCGCTGGCTGCAGGACGCCGGAGCCGAAGTGATCGGGCCGGTGCCGAGCGTCGAGCGGGCGCTGGATCTCATTGAGGATGGCGGCATCGATGCGGCTGTGCTCGACCTCAACCTCGGCGGGAGAAGAACGGCGCTCCCGATTGCTGACCGTCTCGGCATGCTCGGCGTGCCGCATCTGTTCGCGACCGGGGACGTTCGAATGCCGCATGCCGCCGGCTACGATGACCGACCGCGTCTGGAAAAGCCGTTCGTGGAGACAGAGCTGGTGCGAGCGATCTTGAAGCTCAGCGCCTCTCCTCAGCCTGTTCCGTGA